Genomic segment of Magnetospirillum sp. WYHS-4:
AGCCAATGGATATCGTAGTTGCCGTTCTGGAAGTCCGGGTCGGTAATCAGGCGCTGGTGCAGCGGGATGGAGGTTTCCAGGCCATCGATGACGAATTCCTCCAGGGCCCGGCGTAGCCTCATCAGGCATTCGTTGCGGTTGGCGCCGTGCACGATCAGCTTGGCGATCATGCTGTCGTAGGTGGGCGGCACCCGGTAGCCGGTATAAAGCGCGGAATCGACACGCACCCCAAGTCCGCCCGGCGCATGGTACGCCCCCACGGTGCCCGGGGAAGGCACGAAAGTATCCGGATTCTCCGCGTTGATGCGACATTCGATGGCGTGGCCGGCCAATCGTATATCCTCCTGGGTGTAGCCCAGGGGGGCGCCCGAGGCGACGCGCACCATCTCGCGCACCAGATCGAGGCGGGTGACCATCTCGGTCACCGGATGCTCGACCTGCAGGCGGGTATTCATCTCGATGAAGTAGAAGCGGCCGCCCTCGTACAGGAACTCGATGGTACCGACGCTGTGGTAGCCGATCTTGCGAATCGCGTCGGCCGCCAACTCGCCGATCTGCTGGCGCTGGGATTCGTTGAGCGCCGGGGACGGCGCCTCCTCCAGAAGCTTCTGATGGCGGCGCTGCAGGGAGCAGTCGCGCTCTCCCAGGTGCACCACGTTGCCATGGTGGTCGGCCAGGATCTGGATCTCGATGTGGCGCGGCTTGGCGAGGTACTTCTCCATGTAGACTTCGCCGTTTCCGAAGGCCGCCGTGGCCTCGCTGACCGCCATCTGGTAGGCGGTGCGCAACTCGTCGGGCCCCTTGGCCACCTTCATGCCGCGCCCACCGCCGCCGGCCGTGGCCTTGATGAGCACCGGATAGCCGATCTGGGCGGCCACCTCGACCGCGTGATCGACGTCCCGCAGCCCGCCGTCAGAACCCGGCACGACCGGAATCCCAGCCTCCATCACCGCCCGCTTGGCGGCGATCTTGTCGCCCATCAGGCGGATATGCTGGGACGAGGGGCCGATGAAGGTGAAGCCGTGTTCCTCCACCTTCTGCACGAAGTCGGCGTTCTCGGAAAGAAAACCGTAGCCGGGATGGATGGCCTCGGCGTTGGTGATCGTCGCCGCGGTCAGGATCGCCTTTTGGTTCAGGTAGCTGTCGCGGGCCGGCGGCGGGCCGATGCAGATGGCCTCATCGGCCAGGCGCACATGCATGGCGTCGGCATCCGCCGTCGAATGGACGGCCACCGTGCGGATGCCCATCTCGCGGCAGGCGCGGTGGATGCGAAGGGCGATCTCGCCCCGGTTGGCGATCAGGACCTTTTCGAACATCGCGGCCTACTCGATGACCAGCAGGGGCTCGCCATATTCCACCGGGTCCTCGCTGCTGACCATCATGTGGACGACGCGCCCGGCCCTGGGAGACTTGATCGGGTTGAAGACCTTCATCGCTTCGATGAGCACCAGGGTATCGCCTTCCGACACCGTGTCCCCCACCTTGACGAACGGCGGCGTGCCCGGTTCGGGCGATGTGTAGACCACGCCCACCATGGGCGAGACCACCAAGCCGGGATGGCCGGAGTAGGGATCGGCCGCCCCGCCGCCCCCGACGGCCGTCGCTGCCGGAGCCCCGTGGACCACCGGCGCCGGGGCGTGGTGGACCATGGGGGCGGGCGCCGGACCGCCACGCGCCACGCGCACGTACCAGTCGTCGCG
This window contains:
- the accC gene encoding acetyl-CoA carboxylase biotin carboxylase subunit; translated protein: MFEKVLIANRGEIALRIHRACREMGIRTVAVHSTADADAMHVRLADEAICIGPPPARDSYLNQKAILTAATITNAEAIHPGYGFLSENADFVQKVEEHGFTFIGPSSQHIRLMGDKIAAKRAVMEAGIPVVPGSDGGLRDVDHAVEVAAQIGYPVLIKATAGGGGRGMKVAKGPDELRTAYQMAVSEATAAFGNGEVYMEKYLAKPRHIEIQILADHHGNVVHLGERDCSLQRRHQKLLEEAPSPALNESQRQQIGELAADAIRKIGYHSVGTIEFLYEGGRFYFIEMNTRLQVEHPVTEMVTRLDLVREMVRVASGAPLGYTQEDIRLAGHAIECRINAENPDTFVPSPGTVGAYHAPGGLGVRVDSALYTGYRVPPTYDSMIAKLIVHGANRNECLMRLRRALEEFVIDGLETSIPLHQRLITDPDFQNGNYDIHWLEKFVGKKT
- a CDS encoding acetyl-CoA carboxylase biotin carboxyl carrier protein — translated: MTNKANKMDIDADLIRTVADILRDKDLSEIEVGRDDWYVRVARGGPAPAPMVHHAPAPVVHGAPAATAVGGGGAADPYSGHPGLVVSPMVGVVYTSPEPGTPPFVKVGDTVSEGDTLVLIEAMKVFNPIKSPRAGRVVHMMVSSEDPVEYGEPLLVIE